A genomic stretch from Numida meleagris isolate 19003 breed g44 Domestic line chromosome 2, NumMel1.0, whole genome shotgun sequence includes:
- the MCUR1 gene encoding mitochondrial calcium uniporter regulator 1 isoform X4, with amino-acid sequence MIYKDMVTKVQQEIALQQVMSHIGGVKKDMIILEKSEFSALRSENEKIKLELQQIKKQVTDEITKVRADNKLNLNLEKSRVKELHSLNERKLLEMRTEIVELHAQQDRALTQTDRKIDTEVADLKTMLESHKLDNIKYLAGSVFTCLTVALGFYRLWM; translated from the exons ATGATTTACAAGGACATGGTGACCAAAGTACAGCAG GAGATTGCTCTTCAACAAGTAATGTCCCATATTGGTGGAGTGAAAAAGGACATGATTATATTGGAAAAAAGTGAGTTTTCAGCACTTCGTTCAGAAAATGAG aaaataaaacttgaactCCAGCAGATAAAGAAGCAAGTCACG GATGAAATTACCAAAGTTCGTGCAGATAACAAACTAAATCTAAACCTAGAGAAGAGCAGAGTAAAAGAATTG cattcacttaatgaaagaaaactacTTGAAATGAGGACAGAAATAGTGGAATTG catGCGCAACAAGATCGAGCTCTGACCCAAACAGACAGGAAAATAGACACAGAAGTTGCTGATCTGAAAACAATGCTGGAATCGCACAAACTTGATAATATTAAGTACTTAGCAG gttcAGTATTTACATGCCTTACTGTAGCACTGGGATTTTATCGTTTATGGATGTAA
- the MCUR1 gene encoding mitochondrial calcium uniporter regulator 1 isoform X2: protein MFYDSSPCTEFKVYLYKDSEAGRPKIRALLCCELLRFAYLPWYYLQYIKRFTTQQSEVIVSALVKIVNTNLDMIYKDMVTKVQQEIALQQVMSHIGGVKKDMIILEKSEFSALRSENEKIKLELQQIKKQVTDEITKVRADNKLNLNLEKSRVKELHSLNERKLLEMRTEIVELHAQQDRALTQTDRKIDTEVADLKTMLESHKLDNIKYLAGSVFTCLTVALGFYRLWM, encoded by the exons ATGTTTTATGATAGTTCGCCATGTACAGAGTTCAAAGTGTATCTTTATAAGGACTCAGAAGCTGGCAGGCCTAAAATCAGAGCTCTTCTCTGCTGTGAATTGCTGAGATTTGCCTATCTTCCATGGTACTACTTACAGTATATTAAAA gaTTCACTACTCAGCAGTCGGAGGTGATTGTATCTGCATTGGTGAAAATCGTGAACACCAACCTGGATATGATTTACAAGGACATGGTGACCAAAGTACAGCAG GAGATTGCTCTTCAACAAGTAATGTCCCATATTGGTGGAGTGAAAAAGGACATGATTATATTGGAAAAAAGTGAGTTTTCAGCACTTCGTTCAGAAAATGAG aaaataaaacttgaactCCAGCAGATAAAGAAGCAAGTCACG GATGAAATTACCAAAGTTCGTGCAGATAACAAACTAAATCTAAACCTAGAGAAGAGCAGAGTAAAAGAATTG cattcacttaatgaaagaaaactacTTGAAATGAGGACAGAAATAGTGGAATTG catGCGCAACAAGATCGAGCTCTGACCCAAACAGACAGGAAAATAGACACAGAAGTTGCTGATCTGAAAACAATGCTGGAATCGCACAAACTTGATAATATTAAGTACTTAGCAG gttcAGTATTTACATGCCTTACTGTAGCACTGGGATTTTATCGTTTATGGATGTAA
- the MCUR1 gene encoding mitochondrial calcium uniporter regulator 1 isoform X1 has translation MAVRRATARRALLALRPHGAFPPASAARHRLAPLSPAHRGLSACPCAGWARRVGQARLCGERDVSNSASSFLQSKSSVSLLGNRKLFFDTHALVCLLEENGFTTQQSEVIVSALVKIVNTNLDMIYKDMVTKVQQEIALQQVMSHIGGVKKDMIILEKSEFSALRSENEKIKLELQQIKKQVTDEITKVRADNKLNLNLEKSRVKELHSLNERKLLEMRTEIVELHAQQDRALTQTDRKIDTEVADLKTMLESHKLDNIKYLAGSVFTCLTVALGFYRLWM, from the exons ATGGCCGTGAGGCGGGCGACCGCCAGGCGGGCGCTGCTAGCGCTGCGGCCCCACGGCGCCTTCCCGCCAGCTTCCGCCGCGCGTCACCGCCTCGCGCCCCTCTCCCCCGCGCACCGCGGCCTCAGCGCCTGTCCTTGCGCGGGGTGGGCGCGGCGCGTTGGCCAGGCCCGGCTCTGCGGGGAGAGGG atgtAAGCAACTCTGCATCTTCGTTTTTACAAAGCAAGAGCAGTGTTTCCTTGCTGGGAAATAGGAAGCTGTTTTTTGACACTCACGCTCTGGTGTGCCTCCTGGAAGAAAACG gaTTCACTACTCAGCAGTCGGAGGTGATTGTATCTGCATTGGTGAAAATCGTGAACACCAACCTGGATATGATTTACAAGGACATGGTGACCAAAGTACAGCAG GAGATTGCTCTTCAACAAGTAATGTCCCATATTGGTGGAGTGAAAAAGGACATGATTATATTGGAAAAAAGTGAGTTTTCAGCACTTCGTTCAGAAAATGAG aaaataaaacttgaactCCAGCAGATAAAGAAGCAAGTCACG GATGAAATTACCAAAGTTCGTGCAGATAACAAACTAAATCTAAACCTAGAGAAGAGCAGAGTAAAAGAATTG cattcacttaatgaaagaaaactacTTGAAATGAGGACAGAAATAGTGGAATTG catGCGCAACAAGATCGAGCTCTGACCCAAACAGACAGGAAAATAGACACAGAAGTTGCTGATCTGAAAACAATGCTGGAATCGCACAAACTTGATAATATTAAGTACTTAGCAG gttcAGTATTTACATGCCTTACTGTAGCACTGGGATTTTATCGTTTATGGATGTAA
- the MCUR1 gene encoding mitochondrial calcium uniporter regulator 1 isoform X3, which yields MAVRRATARRALLALRPHGAFPPASAARHRLAPLSPAHRGLSACPCAGWARRVGQARLCGERDVSNSASSFLQSKSSVSLLGNRKLFFDTHALVCLLEENGFTTQQSEVIVSALVKIVNTNLDMIYKDMVTKVQQEIALQQVMSHIGGVKKDMIILEKSEFSALRSENEKIKLELQQIKKQVTDEITKVRADNKLNLNLEKSRVKELMLLIQITHPYAAVVQAFT from the exons ATGGCCGTGAGGCGGGCGACCGCCAGGCGGGCGCTGCTAGCGCTGCGGCCCCACGGCGCCTTCCCGCCAGCTTCCGCCGCGCGTCACCGCCTCGCGCCCCTCTCCCCCGCGCACCGCGGCCTCAGCGCCTGTCCTTGCGCGGGGTGGGCGCGGCGCGTTGGCCAGGCCCGGCTCTGCGGGGAGAGGG atgtAAGCAACTCTGCATCTTCGTTTTTACAAAGCAAGAGCAGTGTTTCCTTGCTGGGAAATAGGAAGCTGTTTTTTGACACTCACGCTCTGGTGTGCCTCCTGGAAGAAAACG gaTTCACTACTCAGCAGTCGGAGGTGATTGTATCTGCATTGGTGAAAATCGTGAACACCAACCTGGATATGATTTACAAGGACATGGTGACCAAAGTACAGCAG GAGATTGCTCTTCAACAAGTAATGTCCCATATTGGTGGAGTGAAAAAGGACATGATTATATTGGAAAAAAGTGAGTTTTCAGCACTTCGTTCAGAAAATGAG aaaataaaacttgaactCCAGCAGATAAAGAAGCAAGTCACG GATGAAATTACCAAAGTTCGTGCAGATAACAAACTAAATCTAAACCTAGAGAAGAGCAGAGTAAAAGAATTG ATGCTATTAATCCAAATTACTCATCCTTATGCTGCTGTAGTACAAG cattcacttaa